A genomic segment from Pyrodictium occultum encodes:
- a CDS encoding bifunctional ADP-dependent NAD(P)H-hydrate dehydratase/NAD(P)H-hydrate epimerase, translated as MEDAEKPQLGLGDTISSLDVAVIDANSEALGVSRLQLMENAGRSVAEELARRVPNGSRVAVLVGPGGNGGDGLAAARHLAYMGYRVDVILLAKPEDIRSPEARSMYEALEVMDITVDITIARDPRRISLEGYDAVVDALLGTGLRGPPRSPYAEAIEAVNRANALKLSVDVPSGLDSDTGEAPGPVVRADVTVTLHKPKPGLFRRPDLVGELVVASIGAPPEAEIYVGPGDVAYRVPRRSWRTHKGQAGRVLIIGGSQGFVGAPVISALAAQRAGLDLVYLAAPTRVVEAAARYPTIIPVELEGPYLSPEHVDRLLAVAQRADAVAIGMGLGLEEATQEAVRELLARLPPGKPVVVDADALKALSTSRELIRGNMVLTPHEAEFARLFGAKPAPVEKIEARVADAAQQARLHGNATILLKGPVDVITDGRRARLNKAGAPAMSTGGTGDALAGLAAALLAKGVEPFHAACIAAYVNGAAGALAYREYGESMTALDLVDRIHLVLKDPLGLAGSSILYRRLPLEKTRYQPPTRGRPRDRGL; from the coding sequence TTGGAGGATGCTGAGAAGCCTCAGCTCGGCCTCGGTGACACCATATCATCCCTTGATGTGGCTGTTATAGATGCTAACTCGGAGGCGCTGGGGGTGAGCAGGCTCCAGCTGATGGAGAACGCTGGGAGAAGCGTTGCCGAAGAGCTGGCCAGGCGGGTACCCAACGGCTCCAGGGTGGCTGTGCTCGTGGGCCCTGGGGGCAACGGCGGCGATGGCCTCGCGGCAGCCAGGCACCTGGCTTACATGGGGTACCGGGTGGATGTGATACTCCTGGCCAAGCCCGAGGATATACGCAGTCCGGAGGCGAGATCAATGTACGAGGCACTGGAGGTCATGGACATCACTGTGGATATAACCATAGCCCGGGACCCCCGTAGGATAAGCCTCGAGGGCTATGACGCGGTTGTCGACGCTCTCCTCGGCACCGGCCTCCGCGGCCCGCCCAGGAGCCCTTACGCGGAGGCCATAGAGGCAGTAAACAGAGCTAATGCTCTGAAGCTCTCGGTTGACGTGCCCTCGGGGCTTGACTCGGACACCGGTGAGGCGCCAGGCCCAGTGGTCCGGGCTGATGTGACGGTGACGCTGCACAAGCCGAAGCCGGGGCTCTTTCGCCGTCCCGACCTGGTTGGAGAGCTTGTTGTGGCATCCATAGGCGCGCCGCCGGAGGCCGAGATATATGTAGGTCCTGGCGACGTAGCGTACCGTGTGCCGAGGAGGAGCTGGCGCACCCACAAGGGCCAGGCCGGCCGGGTCCTCATAATAGGCGGCTCCCAGGGCTTCGTGGGAGCCCCCGTGATCTCCGCGCTGGCCGCCCAGCGGGCCGGCCTCGACCTCGTCTACCTCGCGGCTCCTACAAGAGTGGTGGAAGCCGCGGCGAGGTACCCCACGATTATACCCGTGGAGCTCGAAGGCCCCTATCTGAGCCCAGAGCACGTCGACCGACTGCTCGCGGTCGCCCAGCGGGCCGATGCAGTGGCAATAGGCATGGGGCTCGGGCTCGAGGAAGCCACCCAGGAGGCGGTTAGAGAGCTCCTAGCACGACTACCACCCGGCAAGCCTGTAGTCGTGGATGCGGACGCCCTCAAGGCCCTCTCCACGAGCCGCGAGCTTATACGAGGCAACATGGTTCTCACGCCCCACGAGGCCGAGTTCGCCCGCCTCTTTGGTGCAAAGCCCGCACCCGTGGAGAAGATAGAGGCCCGGGTAGCCGACGCGGCGCAGCAGGCAAGACTCCACGGCAATGCCACAATACTCCTCAAGGGCCCCGTCGACGTTATCACCGATGGGAGGCGTGCCAGGCTGAACAAGGCCGGAGCCCCCGCAATGAGCACCGGTGGCACGGGCGACGCCCTAGCCGGCTTAGCCGCAGCCCTCCTAGCCAAGGGTGTCGAGCCATTCCACGCTGCATGCATAGCCGCCTATGTAAATGGAGCCGCGGGTGCTCTGGCCTACCGGGAGTACGGCGAATCCATGACTGCGCTCGACCTCGTGGACCGCATTCACCTGGTGCTGAAGGATCCGCTGGGGCTGGCAGGCAGCTCTATCCTGTACCGTCGTCTCCCCCTCGAGAAGACGAGGTATCAGCCCCCCACCCGGGGGCGGCCCCGGGATAGGGGATTGTAG
- a CDS encoding NAD+ synthase, whose translation MAGRKIGLGELTSLDYEGIARALTNFIRGVVREAGARGVVVGVSGGVDSATTLALAARALGPERVLALLLPDSEVTPRGDVEDARELVESLGVRYKVIDIRPVVRSFLEATGEKPDRRSLGNLRARARMAILYLYANMQGLLVAGTGDRSEILIGYFTKYGDGAVDFLPIGSLYKTQVRRLALHLGVPESIALKPSSPRLWPGHLAEEELGMKYEEIDLALYALFDLGLGVEEAAEATGLPREKLEKVLDMHRASEHKRRLPPAPDPGDTVWRFRRR comes from the coding sequence GTGGCGGGGAGAAAGATAGGCCTGGGGGAGCTTACAAGCCTAGACTACGAGGGCATTGCCAGGGCCCTCACCAACTTCATTCGAGGCGTGGTAAGGGAGGCTGGAGCTAGGGGTGTTGTAGTGGGTGTAAGCGGGGGAGTAGACTCAGCAACCACACTTGCGCTCGCGGCCAGAGCCCTGGGGCCCGAGAGGGTACTCGCCCTGCTACTGCCGGACAGTGAGGTGACACCACGAGGCGATGTAGAGGACGCCCGTGAGCTGGTTGAATCCCTCGGAGTCCGCTACAAGGTTATCGACATAAGGCCGGTGGTGCGGAGCTTCCTGGAGGCTACTGGGGAGAAGCCGGACCGGAGAAGCCTGGGCAACTTGAGGGCCCGGGCCCGGATGGCCATACTCTACCTCTACGCCAATATGCAGGGCCTGCTGGTGGCAGGCACGGGGGACCGCAGCGAGATACTGATAGGCTACTTCACAAAGTACGGGGACGGTGCCGTGGACTTCCTGCCAATAGGCTCCCTCTACAAGACGCAGGTGAGGAGGCTGGCCCTCCACCTGGGGGTGCCGGAGTCGATAGCCCTGAAGCCCAGCAGCCCTAGGCTCTGGCCGGGCCACCTGGCCGAGGAGGAGCTGGGGATGAAGTACGAGGAGATTGACCTGGCGCTCTACGCTCTCTTCGACCTGGGGCTCGGGGTCGAGGAGGCTGCTGAGGCCACTGGGCTGCCCAGGGAAAAGCTGGAGAAAGTGCTGGATATGCACCGGGCGAGCGAGCACAAGCGTAGGCTCCCGCCGGCCCCGGATCCGGGGGATACTGTGTGGAGGTTCCGTAGGCGCTAG
- the rgy gene encoding reverse gyrase, whose translation MEWTLLRPLYHGACPNCGGPITADRLSQRLPCARCMPAAPESLPHDYYGLVERIGRELASRGVLQGYLYLYSTVTMLRDFEEFFHRLTGGRLWSAQRTWAKRLLQNESMAIVAPTGVGKTTLLSVYALYRARSGARAYYLLPTENLARQVEEKLRVLAERGGVAARIVSYYSSLSRSRREESLHLIERGDYDILVTTTGFLSRRWELLQGTRFDLVLVDDVDAVLRNSKNIDKILMLLGFDEETLATAYSLVKKKILASLAKLSGNIRRYEQLLREMEELQARLSAKLVTSTPGQLVIASATGRAQGLKPRLFRELLGFDIGRVYDYTRSIANFYHVSSDPAGDAVEAVRRLGPGGLVFVAKRFGKDLARRLVKALNEAGVRAGLALAGRRVLDRFASGEYDVLVGISSYYGVIVRGIDMPRRVLYTVFVGVPSQAVSAEKALQSPFRIVRAGVELGIEGSEETARLLSRTSPGEQTALRIALASGEKLDGRLGELLEGLQALRRRVLARLQETLEPGSSTVVGGVLYRHTGSDIVAITPDAATYLQASGRASRMLGSIMTHGVSIVFEEEEELVKLLSQRLRRYLESVDFEKLDWRKVEEEMEKARASRSSGTGRRVDIETCLIVVESPTKARTIASFFGRPVRRRVGSLTVYETTFYNHVSGKIHVASITASAGHLYDLSVDGEGVHGVEISGGGVSPVYKPIKRCLNCGHQFSSSSSVCPRCGSSNVVSKQDVVDALRQLASEVETVYIATDPDIEGEKIAYDLELLLKPYARSIKRIELHEITRNELLKALASPRSVDKRLASAQIVRRIEDRWIGFGLSQHLWSVFNKHWLGAGRVQTPVLGWIIDRYREWRANIGYNVYARLEDGPLLRLHFEEPSQARRVAEEITEKGLLVLDVAEELVDLNPPPPYTTESLIYDASRLMGYSSQKTMRIAQELFEAGLITYHRTDSTHVSALGQSIAREYLSSKGGIEDFQPRSWGPQGHHEAIRPTRPLDAETLRRMVALGELRLPITVRESHYRLYSLIFRRFIASQLRPARLRRLRILLGLEGYGPLAEVEAYVAAPVEGFHRYYPQPPLYPSLAGLRKGDRVKASRVVVRRGSTVYLYSHGDVVALMKRRGLGRPSTYAKILEALTRHGYVLESKYRKRLVPTKLGIEVYEYLEANYGDLVSEERTRRLNEEIEAIASGGLNPLTVLSEIYNELEQLLRHPATVQAAGKVEGHA comes from the coding sequence ATGGAGTGGACGCTGCTGAGGCCGTTGTATCACGGAGCCTGCCCCAACTGCGGCGGGCCTATAACAGCTGACAGGCTCTCCCAGCGCCTCCCATGCGCCCGCTGTATGCCCGCGGCCCCGGAGAGCCTCCCCCACGACTACTATGGCCTCGTGGAGCGTATCGGCAGAGAGCTGGCTAGTAGGGGTGTCCTCCAGGGCTACCTGTACCTCTACAGCACTGTCACGATGCTCCGGGACTTCGAGGAGTTCTTCCACCGGCTCACGGGTGGAAGGCTCTGGAGCGCCCAGAGGACCTGGGCTAAGAGGCTACTCCAGAACGAGAGTATGGCAATAGTGGCTCCCACCGGTGTAGGCAAGACAACGCTCCTAAGCGTCTATGCCCTCTACCGGGCCAGGTCCGGCGCCCGGGCCTACTACCTGCTCCCCACGGAGAACCTCGCGAGGCAGGTCGAGGAGAAGCTCCGCGTGCTTGCAGAGAGGGGCGGTGTCGCTGCAAGGATTGTCTCCTACTATTCCAGCCTGAGCAGGAGCAGGCGGGAGGAGAGCCTACACCTCATAGAGAGGGGTGACTACGACATACTAGTCACCACTACTGGGTTCCTCTCTCGCCGCTGGGAGCTGCTCCAGGGGACCCGCTTCGACCTGGTGCTGGTCGACGATGTGGATGCTGTACTGAGGAACTCGAAGAACATAGACAAGATATTGATGCTGCTGGGCTTTGACGAGGAGACCCTGGCCACGGCGTACAGCCTGGTTAAGAAGAAGATACTGGCATCCCTAGCCAAGCTCTCCGGCAATATTAGGCGCTACGAGCAGCTCCTACGCGAGATGGAGGAGCTGCAGGCAAGGCTCTCAGCCAAGCTTGTCACGTCCACGCCGGGCCAGCTGGTGATAGCATCAGCCACGGGGAGAGCCCAGGGGCTGAAGCCGAGGTTATTCCGCGAGCTGCTTGGCTTCGACATAGGGAGGGTCTACGACTATACTAGGAGCATAGCCAACTTCTACCATGTGAGCAGCGACCCGGCTGGGGACGCTGTGGAGGCCGTAAGGAGGCTAGGCCCCGGAGGCCTCGTCTTCGTAGCCAAGAGGTTCGGCAAGGACCTCGCCAGAAGGCTTGTTAAAGCGCTAAACGAGGCTGGCGTGAGGGCAGGCCTCGCCCTGGCAGGCCGCAGGGTTCTGGACCGCTTCGCCTCCGGAGAGTACGACGTCCTGGTCGGCATATCCTCCTACTACGGCGTCATAGTACGCGGCATAGACATGCCCAGACGCGTGCTCTATACAGTGTTTGTCGGAGTGCCCAGCCAGGCGGTAAGCGCCGAGAAAGCGCTACAGTCGCCATTCCGCATAGTGAGGGCAGGGGTGGAGCTAGGCATAGAGGGTAGCGAGGAAACCGCCCGCCTCCTCTCGAGGACAAGCCCCGGGGAGCAGACTGCTCTACGCATAGCCCTCGCCTCCGGCGAGAAGCTTGATGGGAGACTGGGCGAGCTGCTGGAAGGCCTCCAGGCTCTTAGAAGGAGGGTGCTGGCTAGGCTCCAGGAGACACTAGAGCCCGGCTCCTCAACCGTTGTCGGGGGCGTGCTCTACCGCCACACCGGCAGCGATATCGTGGCGATAACTCCGGACGCGGCCACCTACCTACAGGCTAGCGGCCGTGCTAGCCGCATGCTGGGCTCGATAATGACCCATGGAGTAAGCATAGTCTTCGAGGAAGAGGAGGAGCTGGTGAAGCTGCTGTCCCAGAGGCTGCGCAGGTACCTGGAGAGCGTTGACTTCGAGAAGCTTGACTGGCGTAAGGTGGAGGAGGAGATGGAGAAGGCCCGTGCCAGCAGGAGCAGCGGCACGGGCCGGAGGGTGGACATAGAGACCTGCCTCATAGTGGTCGAGTCCCCTACCAAGGCCAGGACAATTGCCAGCTTCTTCGGCAGGCCCGTCCGGAGGCGCGTAGGCTCGCTGACAGTCTATGAGACGACCTTCTATAACCACGTGTCCGGGAAGATACACGTTGCGTCGATAACAGCCTCCGCCGGCCACCTCTACGACCTATCGGTTGACGGCGAAGGAGTGCACGGTGTAGAGATTAGTGGAGGTGGGGTGAGCCCTGTATATAAGCCTATCAAGCGCTGCCTAAACTGTGGCCACCAGTTCTCTTCCAGCAGCAGCGTCTGCCCCCGCTGCGGCTCAAGCAACGTGGTTAGCAAGCAGGATGTGGTTGATGCGCTCCGGCAGCTGGCTAGCGAGGTGGAGACTGTGTACATAGCCACCGACCCCGACATAGAGGGGGAGAAGATTGCCTACGACCTAGAGCTGCTCCTGAAGCCTTATGCACGCAGTATAAAGAGGATAGAACTCCACGAGATTACTAGGAACGAGCTGCTAAAGGCTCTCGCATCGCCGCGCAGCGTGGATAAGAGGCTAGCCTCGGCACAGATCGTTCGAAGGATAGAAGACCGCTGGATAGGCTTCGGGCTCAGCCAGCACCTCTGGAGCGTGTTCAACAAGCACTGGCTCGGCGCCGGCAGGGTCCAGACGCCCGTACTGGGCTGGATTATAGACCGCTACCGGGAGTGGAGAGCAAACATAGGCTACAACGTCTACGCCAGGCTGGAGGACGGGCCCCTACTGAGGCTCCACTTTGAGGAGCCCAGCCAGGCTCGGAGGGTGGCCGAGGAGATCACGGAGAAGGGGCTTCTAGTACTGGACGTGGCGGAGGAGCTTGTGGATCTGAACCCGCCCCCACCCTACACCACCGAGTCCCTCATATACGACGCGTCTAGGTTGATGGGCTACTCCTCTCAGAAGACTATGAGGATAGCCCAGGAGCTCTTCGAGGCTGGGCTGATAACCTATCACCGCACGGACTCGACCCACGTGTCAGCGCTCGGCCAGAGCATTGCCAGGGAGTACCTCTCCTCCAAGGGGGGCATCGAGGACTTCCAGCCCCGCAGTTGGGGGCCTCAGGGCCACCACGAGGCGATAAGGCCCACCAGGCCCCTGGACGCTGAGACCCTCCGTAGAATGGTAGCCCTCGGCGAGCTGAGGCTACCCATCACCGTGAGGGAGAGCCACTACCGGCTCTACAGCCTCATCTTCCGCCGCTTCATAGCAAGCCAGCTGCGGCCGGCGAGGCTAAGACGCCTCCGCATACTCCTTGGCCTTGAGGGCTACGGGCCCCTGGCAGAGGTGGAGGCCTACGTCGCAGCGCCGGTGGAGGGCTTCCACCGCTACTACCCACAGCCCCCGCTCTACCCCTCACTGGCGGGCCTACGGAAGGGGGACCGCGTCAAGGCCTCCCGGGTCGTGGTGCGCCGCGGCTCTACAGTATACCTCTACAGTCACGGTGACGTGGTAGCCCTTATGAAGCGCCGCGGCCTCGGCAGGCCCAGCACCTACGCCAAGATACTCGAGGCCCTAACCCGCCACGGCTACGTGCTGGAGAGCAAGTACAGGAAGAGACTTGTACCGACCAAGCTGGGGATAGAAGTCTACGAGTACCTGGAGGCCAACTACGGCGACCTGGTCTCCGAGGAGAGGACGCGCCGCCTCAACGAGGAGATAGAAGCCATAGCGTCCGGCGGGCTGAACCCCCTAACCGTGTTGAGCGAGATCTACAACGAGCTAGAGCAGCTGCTCCGCCATCCAGCAACGGTGCAGGCAGCCGGGAAGGTGGAGGGCCACGCCTAG
- the albA gene encoding DNA-binding protein Alba — MAQASAAPSNVVLVGKKPVMNYVLATLTLLNQGVKEVVIKARGRAISKAVDTVEIVRKRFLPGKVDVKDIKIDSQVIQNPDGRQSRVSTIEIVLERKEE, encoded by the coding sequence ATGGCGCAGGCGAGTGCAGCTCCGAGCAACGTCGTTCTCGTGGGTAAGAAGCCTGTCATGAACTACGTTCTGGCGACCCTAACCCTGCTGAACCAGGGTGTCAAGGAGGTAGTGATAAAGGCTAGGGGCCGCGCCATAAGCAAGGCTGTCGATACCGTCGAGATAGTGAGGAAGAGGTTCCTGCCCGGCAAGGTCGACGTAAAGGACATAAAGATCGACAGCCAGGTGATCCAGAACCCCGACGGCCGCCAGAGCAGGGTCAGCACCATAGAGATCGTCTTAGAGAGGAAGGAGGAGTAA
- a CDS encoding 30S ribosomal protein S30e, with protein MPSHGSLTKAGKVRKQTPRIPAKPKKNPAPRVRNRKEYRRLLIRLQQGQAGRR; from the coding sequence ATGCCCAGCCACGGCTCGCTTACAAAGGCAGGTAAGGTTAGGAAGCAGACCCCACGCATACCCGCCAAGCCCAAGAAGAACCCCGCCCCCCGCGTCCGCAACAGGAAGGAGTACCGGCGCCTCCTAATCAGGCTCCAGCAGGGCCAGGCCGGCCGCCGCTAA
- the gatD gene encoding Glu-tRNA(Gln) amidotransferase subunit GatD, whose product MEEAGYTGVALRLLRRAGARPGDRIRIERSDGRVFEGVLMPRYAISARPIIVVKLDNGYNIGVRVDEGTRIEVVKTREAILHEAAAGAPAAVPLLEEQPPPGKRPRVTILGTGGTIASKVEYETGAVRPAFSAEEILEAVPEVGFIADISSRVVMNILSENMRPKYWEKIVDEAAKAIQEGAEGIVVAHGTDTMAYTASALAFAFRGLPVPIAFVGAQRSSDRPSSDAAFNLVAATLVAARAPFAEVVVVMHGEAGDTYALAHRATRVRKMHTSRRDAFQTINGRPLAKIYPFEGRIELRDKPLRERGREELHVVNGFEEKVALVKYYPGMEAELIDFLVDRGYRGIVLEGTGLGHVGEWLVESIRRAVEQGVVVVMTSQTLFGRVNMNVYTTGRKLLQAGVIPGEDMLPEVAFVKLSWILAHTHDPREAGRMLRENLAGEITYRHTLDLYPRWPH is encoded by the coding sequence ATGGAGGAGGCTGGCTACACTGGTGTTGCGTTGAGGCTTCTCCGGAGGGCCGGGGCTAGGCCCGGCGACCGTATAAGGATTGAGAGGAGCGATGGCCGCGTCTTCGAGGGCGTTTTGATGCCCCGCTACGCTATCTCGGCTAGGCCCATCATAGTCGTGAAGCTTGATAACGGCTACAATATAGGGGTACGGGTCGACGAGGGGACGCGCATAGAGGTTGTGAAGACGAGGGAGGCTATACTCCATGAGGCCGCGGCCGGCGCTCCCGCGGCTGTGCCGCTTCTCGAGGAGCAGCCGCCTCCCGGGAAGAGGCCCAGGGTGACGATACTCGGGACTGGAGGCACTATAGCCAGTAAGGTAGAGTACGAGACCGGGGCTGTGAGGCCGGCCTTCTCGGCTGAAGAGATACTGGAGGCTGTGCCGGAGGTAGGCTTCATAGCCGACATATCCTCGAGGGTTGTCATGAATATACTGAGCGAGAACATGAGGCCCAAGTACTGGGAGAAGATAGTTGACGAGGCCGCCAAGGCTATCCAGGAGGGGGCTGAGGGCATCGTTGTAGCGCACGGAACCGACACCATGGCTTATACCGCGTCGGCGCTTGCCTTCGCCTTCCGGGGGCTACCGGTTCCGATAGCCTTCGTGGGGGCCCAGAGGAGCAGCGATAGGCCCAGCAGCGACGCCGCCTTCAACCTGGTAGCCGCCACCCTGGTGGCCGCTAGGGCGCCCTTCGCGGAGGTCGTAGTGGTCATGCACGGGGAGGCCGGCGACACCTATGCCCTTGCCCACCGCGCCACCAGGGTTAGGAAGATGCACACCAGCCGCCGCGACGCCTTCCAGACCATAAACGGAAGGCCGTTAGCCAAGATCTACCCCTTTGAGGGGAGGATAGAGCTGCGGGACAAACCGCTCCGTGAGAGGGGCAGGGAGGAGCTGCACGTGGTAAACGGGTTCGAGGAGAAGGTAGCGCTGGTGAAGTACTATCCCGGCATGGAGGCGGAGCTGATAGACTTCCTCGTGGACCGCGGCTACCGGGGAATAGTGCTGGAGGGCACCGGGCTCGGCCACGTCGGCGAGTGGCTTGTCGAGAGTATAAGGCGTGCGGTGGAGCAGGGAGTAGTTGTGGTAATGACGTCGCAGACTCTCTTTGGAAGGGTTAACATGAACGTCTACACTACGGGGCGCAAGCTGCTCCAGGCCGGTGTCATACCGGGGGAGGATATGCTTCCCGAGGTAGCGTTTGTGAAGCTCTCCTGGATACTGGCCCATACCCATGATCCCCGGGAAGCGGGTAGGATGCTCCGCGAGAACCTGGCAGGAGAGATAACGTATCGCCACACACTGGACCTCTATCCGAGGTGGCCGCATTGA